A part of Halictus rubicundus isolate RS-2024b chromosome 4, iyHalRubi1_principal, whole genome shotgun sequence genomic DNA contains:
- the Spg gene encoding dedicator of cytokinesis spg isoform X3, with protein sequence MWTTTKTTKYGVAVYNWRGDTRYGLPLEIGETVQILEECAGWYRGFSTKNRAVKGIFPSSYVHLKPCKIENEGLFESVIPLEDPVVREVTLVLREWDGIWKRLYVERENYKFTALRKVMRELLEWRRQLLAGTLTTDQTRELKLRIINKVDWGNRKLGLDLVPRQGAHMVDPDTMSVVELYHVHVQSAENSQGASAKGTLRRKEHKKVLTHHLYFCMRDFGHTVGEDTEIYFSLYDAKRNQYLSERFLVRISKEGFSSFVEKIHSNCTIFTDLGNADLGRDLYMVAHVMRCGRMLYSDSGKNKAGTAIYRRPHGVAVLSLAEATQDHTEELEMTFKVCQGEEKDFHQLHEQIIRNNKCSPLPGQPNYGIVVSLRILHGELSQVKVEHPLLFKNICLTKKLGFSDVIMPGDVRNDLYLKLERGEFERGGKSTGKNIEVTILVLDSDGQPLEGCLFGAAGMEGSSEYQSLVIYHHNSPAWAETVRLAIPIDKFYGSHVRFEFRHCSTREKTDKKLFSFAFVRLMEPGGATLQDGPHELYIYKCEDRTKLDSLSYLMLPTCAREPNTTAGFAAFSRSPKETVMVHTLLCSTKLTQNVDLLSLLQWKAHPERISDALGRVLRLDGEELVKFLQDILDALFSMFHTEDGNSTAHSGLVFQVLVSIFSLLEDSKFEHFKPVMDAYISGHFAAALVYQGLLSSVQHCADWASAADKQEPIIKCFRSLEYIFKFIIQSRLLFARATAGQYEDSFRRDIYRVFASFNKMLGVPYELVLSSQIALHYSISAVFEQLIAVLPVLEVAKLTCTMLDSVPREPPLQLIQAKLMAIKNLTTSSLFREDDESRNLLLATMCRHLRIHLMRREELRACTDILGEILSFLHKRGRDTNKVNNCIHHDVETLCLSILDVLIQTILIVINTSGTVLGCLVACLIGLLQLLDEYHYTRLWEELTHTGERKPLKDFLLRVFLVLRDLVRQEVFPPDWLVIRMQANNVILKSLQELAQPLAFRFLHGSFDSQLWSTYFNLAVAYLTQPSLQLEQFSEVKREKIVEKYGDMRVLMGFQILSMWSHLGDRKLEFIPGMVGPFLEVTLVPESELRKATLHIFFDMMECEQRARGSFRSVESELIDKLDILISENKGDDEYRQLFNTMEHLSAVLLDRVQSEDPTWKESGTAFITSITRLLERLLDYRSVIQGDENRDKRMSCTVNLLNFYKNEFNRKEMYLRYIYKLHDLHLAAENYTEAGFTMKLYADQLGWSSTILPPDHTHPQQPEWQRKELLYHKIIHYLDRGKCWEKGIPLCKELAVLYETRLYDYAKLSHVLKLQAKFLDNILTQLRPEPEYFRVGFYGLSFPLFVRNKLFIYRGLEYERIGAFTQRLQTEFPSAQILMKNSPPDESILTSEGQYIQICNVKPIPEESSLACRGAEVPERIVAFYLVNDVRKFLFDRPLHRGPVDRENEFKSLWIERTTLTTEAKLPGILRWFEVIEKRSELLAPVQYACETMQSVERELRRLVAQYTAEPHRNINPFSMRLQGIIDANVMGGITKYEEAFLTPEFARQNPDMVPHVNRLKSLILDQMSVLEAGLNLHGQIAPAGVQPLHKRLNERFTHLKQCLGPLARQRTIHQDSIVNSPLPPLPVNEKQRPATLETVGSRSSHADSDGLPEDEGFYTKVDGGPPPIPQREVRPRSVGYGTTPPRPTHQRTLSKPLSPKLPLRHSLPTPTDGVDQTGLRTSWSEPGPEPAPPLPPRAPDKRDSNTNAVVPPAPPKRLAYKRNTEWSTDDDSETKSNDLRDSGISTASLLDFQSHLPNLNNLGYEDFEPRTRCNDIMNISPPSVINALNVSTGNFSSGTFQGSQSLPGQEVSPPPIPPKAHQDTPSAPSTLERVSSRSQSHGHSENYSVPKLQTLSVASDTESTV encoded by the exons AAAACTGGGTCTGGACCTGGTGCCTCGTCAGGGCGCCCATATGGTGGACCCGGATACCATGTCCGTGGTGGAGCTCTATCACGTG CACGTGCAGAGCGCGGAGAATTCGCAAGGCGCATCAGCCAAGGGTACCCTGCGAAGGAAGGAGCACAAAAAGGTCCTAACTCATCATCTCTACTTCTGCATGAGGGATTTCGGGCACACCGTCGGCGAAGACACAGAGATCTACTTCTCTCTGTACGACGCGAAGAGGAATCAATACTTGAGCGAACGGTTCCTCGTCAGGATCTCCAAGGAGGGTTTCTCCAGCTTCGTCGAGAAGATCCACAGCAACTGCACGATATTCACAGACCTGGGGAACGCGGATCTGGGCAGAGATTTGTACATGGTTGCGCACGTGATGCGCTGCGGAAGAATGCTCTACTCGGACTCGGGGAAGAATAAAGCAGGAACTGCGATCTACAGGAGGCCGCACGGGGTTGCAGTCCTGTCCCTGGCTGAAGCCACGCAGGATCATACCGAGGAACTCGAGATGACGTTCAAG GTGTGCCAGGGCGAGGAGAAGGATTTCCACCAGCTGCACGAGCAAATTATCCGCAACAACAAGTGTTCGCCGCTTCCGGGCCAGCCGAATTACGGCATCGTCGTCTCGTTGCGGATTTTGCACGGCGAATTGTCCCaggtgaaggtggagcatcccTTGCTCTTCAAGAATATCTGCTTGACGAAGAAACTGGGATTCTCCGACGTGATCATGCCAGGAGATGTAAGGAACGATTTGTACCTGAAACTGGAGCGCGGGGAATTCGAGAGGGGTGGAAAATCCACGGGGAAGAACATCGAG GTGACCATTTTGGTGCTGGACTCGGACGGTCAACCCTTGGAGGGCTGTTTGTTTGGGGCAGCTGGAATGGAGGGTAGTTCCGAATACCAAAGCTTAGTCATATACCATCACAATAGTCCAGCGTGGGCGGAGACCGTTCGACTGGCCATACCTATCGACAAATTTTACGGGAGCCACGTTCGCTTTGAATTCCGCCATTGTTCGA CTCGCGAGAAGACGGATAAGAAGCTCTTCTCCTTCGCCTTCGTCCGGCTGATGGAGCCCGGGGGCGCCACTCTTCAGGACGGTCCTCACGAGCTGTACATCTACAAGTGCGAGGACCGGACCAAATTGGACTCGTTGAGCTACCTTATGCTGCCGACCTGCGCCCGCGAGCCGAACACAACAG CAGGTTTCGCAGCGTTCTCGAGGTCGCCTAAAGAAACAGTAATGGTGCACACGTTGTTGTGCAGCACAAAGCTGACTCAGAACGTCGATCTGCTGAGTCTGTTGCAATGGAAGGCTCATCCAGAGAGAATCTCGGACGCGTTGGGTCGAGTCCTGCGCCTGGACGGCGAGGAACTGGTCAAGTTCCTGCAGGACATTTTAGATGCTCTGTTCTCCATGTTCCATACAGAAGACGGGAACTCGACGGCGCATTCTGGGCTGGTGTTCCAGGTCCTGGTCTCTATCTTCAGCCTGCTGGAGGACTCGAAGTTCGAGCACTTCAAGCCGGTGATGGACGCGTACATTTCCGGTCACTTCGCCGCTGCGTTAGTGTACCAGGGCCTTTTAAGCAGCGTGCAACATTGCGCGGACTGGGCCAGCGCCGCGGACAAGCAGGAGCCGATTATCAAGTGTTTCCGTTCTCTGGAGTACATCTTCAAGTTCATCATCCAGAGCCGGCTGCTGTTCGCCAGGGCCACGGCTGGCCAGTACGAGGACAGCTTCCGGAGGGACATCTACCGGGTGTTCGCTTCGTTCAATAAAATGCTGGGCGTTCCCTACGAGCTGGTACTGAGCTCGCAGATCGCGCTGCATTATTCGATCTCGGCGGTGTTCGAGCAGCTGATAGCGGTGCTGCCGGTCCTGGAAGTGGCCAAGCTGACTTGCACGATGCTGGACTCGGTGCCCAGGGAGCCGCCGCTGCAGCTGATCCAGGCGAAGCTGATGGCGATCAAGAATCTCACAACGTCGTCCCTGTTTCGCGAGGACGACGAGAGCAGGAACCTCCTGCTGGCTACCATGTGCAGGCACCTGAGGATCCACCTGATGCGGCGGGAGGAGCTGCGAGCTTGCACCGATATCCTGGGAGAGATCCTCAGCTTTCTGCATAAGAGAGGCAGGGACACCAACAAGGTCAACAATTGCATTCATCACGACGTGGAGACATTGTGTCTCTCTATCCTGGACGTGCTCATTCAGACCATCCTCATCGTCATCAATACCAGCGGCACCGTGTTAGGGTGTCTCGTAGCTTGTCTGATCGGCCTCCTGCAATTGCTGGACGAGTATCATTACACCAGGCTCTGGGAAGAGCTGACGCACACCGGGGAGAGGAAACCGTTGAAGGACTTTCTGTTGAGGGTTTTCCTGGTTCTTCGGGATCTGGTGCGGCAAGAGGTCTTCCCGCCGGACTGGCTAGTTATCAGGATGCAGGCGAACAACGTGATCCTCAAGTCGCTGCAGGAGCTGGCCCAGCCGCTCGCTTTCCGGTTTCTTCACGGTAGCTTCGACTCGCAGCTCTGGTCCACGTACTTTAACCTTGCTGTCGCGTATCTGACTCAGCCGTCGCTGCAGCTCGAACAGTTCTCCGAGGTGAAGAGGGAGAAGATCGTTGAGAAATATGGGGACATGAGGGTGTTGATGGGCTTCCAAATCCTGTCGATGTGGTCGCACCTCGGAGACAGGAAGCTGGAGTTCATCCCGGGAATGGTGGGCCCGTTTCTGGAGGTCACACTGGTGCCTGAGAGCGAGCTCAGGAAGGCTACCTTGCATATATTCTTTGACATGATGGAGTGCGAGCAGAGAGCACGCGGCAGCTTCAGGTCTGTCGAGTCGGAACTGATCGACAAGCTGGATATCTTGATCAGCGAGAATAAGGGCGACGATGAGTACAGACAGCTGTTCAACACTAT GGAGCATCTTAGCGCTGT ATTATTGGACAGAGTACAATCCGAGGACCCAACTTGGAAGGAGAGTGGGACAGCCTTCATCACATCGATCACAAGACTGCTAGAGAGGCTTCTGGATTACAGGAGTGTGATCCAGGGCGACGAGAATCGGGACAAACGGATGTCGTGTACCGTTAATTTATTG AATTTCTACAAGAATGAGTTCAACCGGAAGGAGATGTACCTGCGATACATTTACAAGCTTCACGACCTTCACCTGGCGGCTGAGAATTACACAGAGGCAGGATTTACAATGAAACTGTACGCCGATCAGCTTGGTTGGAGTTCGACGATCCTACCTCCCGATCACACGCATCCTCAGCAACCGGAGTGGCAGAGAAAAGAGCTGCTGTACCATAAGATCATACACTATTTGGACAGGGGAAAGTGCTGGGAGAAGGGCATACCCTTGTGCAAGGAGCTTGCGGTGCTTTATGAGACCAGGCTGTACGATTATGCGAAACTCAGCCACGTGCTGAAGCTCCAAGCCAAGTTCCTGGATAATATACTGACTCAGCTGAGACCGGAACCGGAGTACTTCCGCGTTGGGTTCTATGGTCTCAGCTTTCCACTGTTCGTTAGG AATAAGCTTTTCATCTACCGCGGTTTGGAGTACGAGCGAATAGGTGCATTCACGCAACGGCTGCAGACGGAGTTCCCCAGCGCGCAGATTTTAATGAAGAACTCTCCGCCGGACGAGAGCATCTTAACGTCTGAGGGACAAT ACATACAAATCTGCAACGTGAAGCCGATACCGGAAGAGAGCAGCCTGGCTTGTCGCGGGGCGGAAGTTCCGGAGCGGATCGTCGCGTTTTACCTCGTCAACGACGTCCGGAAGTTCCTGTTCGATCGGCCGTTGCACAGAGGTCCAGTCGACCGCGAGAACGAGTTCAAATCGCTCTGGATCGAGAGGACCACGTTGACCACGGAGGCGAAGCTGCCAGGCATTCTCAGATGGTTCGAGGTGATCGAGAAGAGGTCCGAGCTCCTAGCACCGGTGCAATATGCTTGCGAGACCATGCAGAGCGTGGAGAGAGAACTCAGGAGACTGGTTGCGCAATATACTGCCGAACCCCATCGAAACATCAACCCCTTCAGCATGAGGCTGCAGGGAATCATCGATGCCAATGTCATGGGCGGTATTACCAAGTACGAAGAAGCCTTCCTCACACCGGAGTTTGCTAGACAGAATCCGGACATGGTGCCACACGTGAACCGGCTGAAATCGTTGATCCTCGATCAAATGAGCGTGCTCGAAGCTGGGCTGAATCTACATGGACAGATCGCCCCTGCTGGAGTGCAACCGCTGCACAAGAGGCTCAACGAGAGGTTCACGCACTTGAAGCAGTGCCTCGGTCCACTGGCTAGGCAGAGGACTATCCACCAGGACAGCATCGTCAA TTCGCCATTGCCTCCGCTGCCCGTGAACGAAAAGCAAAGGCCAGCCACGTTGGAGACCGTCGGGTCTCGATCCTCCCACGCAGACAGCGACGGTCTGCCTGAAGACGAAGGTTTCTATACAAAAGTAGACGGTGGACCGCCTCCGATACCTCAACGCGAGGTGCGACCTCGTTCCGTGGGCTATGGCACGACTCCACCCAGGCCCACGCATCAAAGAACCCTCAGCAAACCTTTGAGCCCTAAATTGCCGTTGAGGCATTCGTTGCCGACGCCGACGGACGGCGTCGATCAGACTGGTTTGAGGACTTCTTGGAGCGAGCCTGGACCGGAACCTGCGCCGCCTTTGCCGCCAAGAG CTCCAGACAAACGGGACTCGAACACCAACGCCGTCGTACCACCTGCTCCCCCTAAACGTTTAGCGTACAAACGTAACACCGAATGGAGCACAGACGACGATTCAGAAACTAAGTCGAACGATCTCCGCGACAGCGGTATCTCCACGGCCAGTCTGTTGGACTTCCAGTCACACTTGCCCAACTTGAACAACCTCGGCTACGAGGACTTCGAACCTCGAACAAGGTGCAATGATATCATGAACATATCGCCGCCGTCGGTGATTAACGCTCTGAACGTTTCCACGGGCAATTTCTCAAGCGGCACGTTTCAGGGGTCGCAATCCCTGCCTGGTCAAGAG GTGAGTCCACCACCGATCCCACCAAAGGCCCACCAAGACACCCCATCGGCTCCGTCCACCTTGGAGCGAGTGTCCAGCCGCTCACAATCGCACGGCCATTCCGAGAACTACTCGGTGCCAAAGTTGCAAACGTTATCTGTGGCGTCCGACACGGAGAGCACAGTGTAG
- the Spg gene encoding dedicator of cytokinesis spg isoform X2, whose product MWTTTKTTKYGVAVYNWRGDTRYGLPLEIGETVQILEECAGWYRGFSTKNRAVKGIFPSSYVHLKPCKIENEGLFESVIPLEDPVVREVTLVLREWDGIWKRLYVERENYKFTALRKVMRELLEWRRQLLAGTLTTDQTRELKLRIINKVDWGNRKLGLDLVPRQGAHMVDPDTMSVVELYHVHVQSAENSQGASAKGTLRRKEHKKVLTHHLYFCMRDFGHTVGEDTEIYFSLYDAKRNQYLSERFLVRISKEGFSSFVEKIHSNCTIFTDLGNADLGRDLYMVAHVMRCGRMLYSDSGKNKAGTAIYRRPHGVAVLSLAEATQDHTEELEMTFKVCQGEEKDFHQLHEQIIRNNKCSPLPGQPNYGIVVSLRILHGELSQVKVEHPLLFKNICLTKKLGFSDVIMPGDVRNDLYLKLERGEFERGGKSTGKNIEVTILVLDSDGQPLEGCLFGAAGMEGSSEYQSLVIYHHNSPAWAETVRLAIPIDKFYGSHVRFEFRHCSTREKTDKKLFSFAFVRLMEPGGATLQDGPHELYIYKCEDRTKLDSLSYLMLPTCAREPNTTGFAAFSRSPKETVMVHTLLCSTKLTQNVDLLSLLQWKAHPERISDALGRVLRLDGEELVKFLQDILDALFSMFHTEDGNSTAHSGLVFQVLVSIFSLLEDSKFEHFKPVMDAYISGHFAAALVYQGLLSSVQHCADWASAADKQEPIIKCFRSLEYIFKFIIQSRLLFARATAGQYEDSFRRDIYRVFASFNKMLGVPYELVLSSQIALHYSISAVFEQLIAVLPVLEVAKLTCTMLDSVPREPPLQLIQAKLMAIKNLTTSSLFREDDESRNLLLATMCRHLRIHLMRREELRACTDILGEILSFLHKRGRDTNKVNNCIHHDVETLCLSILDVLIQTILIVINTSGTVLGCLVACLIGLLQLLDEYHYTRLWEELTHTGERKPLKDFLLRVFLVLRDLVRQEVFPPDWLVIRMQANNVILKSLQELAQPLAFRFLHGSFDSQLWSTYFNLAVAYLTQPSLQLEQFSEVKREKIVEKYGDMRVLMGFQILSMWSHLGDRKLEFIPGMVGPFLEVTLVPESELRKATLHIFFDMMECEQRARGSFRSVESELIDKLDILISENKGDDEYRQLFNTMEHLSAVLLDRVQSEDPTWKESGTAFITSITRLLERLLDYRSVIQGDENRDKRMSCTVNLLNFYKNEFNRKEMYLRYIYKLHDLHLAAENYTEAGFTMKLYADQLGWSSTILPPDHTHPQQPEWQRKELLYHKIIHYLDRGKCWEKGIPLCKELAVLYETRLYDYAKLSHVLKLQAKFLDNILTQLRPEPEYFRVGFYGLSFPLFVRNKLFIYRGLEYERIGAFTQRLQTEFPSAQILMKNSPPDESILTSEGQYIQICNVKPIPEESSLACRGAEVPERIVAFYLVNDVRKFLFDRPLHRGPVDRENEFKSLWIERTTLTTEAKLPGILRWFEVIEKRSELLAPVQYACETMQSVERELRRLVAQYTAEPHRNINPFSMRLQGIIDANVMGGITKYEEAFLTPEFARQNPDMVPHVNRLKSLILDQMSVLEAGLNLHGQIAPAGVQPLHKRLNERFTHLKQCLGPLARQRTIHQDSIVNSPLPPLPVNEKQRPATLETVGSRSSHADSDGLPEDEGFYTKVDGGPPPIPQREVRPRSVGYGTTPPRPTHQRTLSKPLSPKLPLRHSLPTPTDGVDQTGLRTSWSEPGPEPAPPLPPRGCTPDKRDSNTNAVVPPAPPKRLAYKRNTEWSTDDDSETKSNDLRDSGISTASLLDFQSHLPNLNNLGYEDFEPRTRCNDIMNISPPSVINALNVSTGNFSSGTFQGSQSLPGQEVSPPPIPPKAHQDTPSAPSTLERVSSRSQSHGHSENYSVPKLQTLSVASDTESTV is encoded by the exons AAAACTGGGTCTGGACCTGGTGCCTCGTCAGGGCGCCCATATGGTGGACCCGGATACCATGTCCGTGGTGGAGCTCTATCACGTG CACGTGCAGAGCGCGGAGAATTCGCAAGGCGCATCAGCCAAGGGTACCCTGCGAAGGAAGGAGCACAAAAAGGTCCTAACTCATCATCTCTACTTCTGCATGAGGGATTTCGGGCACACCGTCGGCGAAGACACAGAGATCTACTTCTCTCTGTACGACGCGAAGAGGAATCAATACTTGAGCGAACGGTTCCTCGTCAGGATCTCCAAGGAGGGTTTCTCCAGCTTCGTCGAGAAGATCCACAGCAACTGCACGATATTCACAGACCTGGGGAACGCGGATCTGGGCAGAGATTTGTACATGGTTGCGCACGTGATGCGCTGCGGAAGAATGCTCTACTCGGACTCGGGGAAGAATAAAGCAGGAACTGCGATCTACAGGAGGCCGCACGGGGTTGCAGTCCTGTCCCTGGCTGAAGCCACGCAGGATCATACCGAGGAACTCGAGATGACGTTCAAG GTGTGCCAGGGCGAGGAGAAGGATTTCCACCAGCTGCACGAGCAAATTATCCGCAACAACAAGTGTTCGCCGCTTCCGGGCCAGCCGAATTACGGCATCGTCGTCTCGTTGCGGATTTTGCACGGCGAATTGTCCCaggtgaaggtggagcatcccTTGCTCTTCAAGAATATCTGCTTGACGAAGAAACTGGGATTCTCCGACGTGATCATGCCAGGAGATGTAAGGAACGATTTGTACCTGAAACTGGAGCGCGGGGAATTCGAGAGGGGTGGAAAATCCACGGGGAAGAACATCGAG GTGACCATTTTGGTGCTGGACTCGGACGGTCAACCCTTGGAGGGCTGTTTGTTTGGGGCAGCTGGAATGGAGGGTAGTTCCGAATACCAAAGCTTAGTCATATACCATCACAATAGTCCAGCGTGGGCGGAGACCGTTCGACTGGCCATACCTATCGACAAATTTTACGGGAGCCACGTTCGCTTTGAATTCCGCCATTGTTCGA CTCGCGAGAAGACGGATAAGAAGCTCTTCTCCTTCGCCTTCGTCCGGCTGATGGAGCCCGGGGGCGCCACTCTTCAGGACGGTCCTCACGAGCTGTACATCTACAAGTGCGAGGACCGGACCAAATTGGACTCGTTGAGCTACCTTATGCTGCCGACCTGCGCCCGCGAGCCGAACACAACAG GTTTCGCAGCGTTCTCGAGGTCGCCTAAAGAAACAGTAATGGTGCACACGTTGTTGTGCAGCACAAAGCTGACTCAGAACGTCGATCTGCTGAGTCTGTTGCAATGGAAGGCTCATCCAGAGAGAATCTCGGACGCGTTGGGTCGAGTCCTGCGCCTGGACGGCGAGGAACTGGTCAAGTTCCTGCAGGACATTTTAGATGCTCTGTTCTCCATGTTCCATACAGAAGACGGGAACTCGACGGCGCATTCTGGGCTGGTGTTCCAGGTCCTGGTCTCTATCTTCAGCCTGCTGGAGGACTCGAAGTTCGAGCACTTCAAGCCGGTGATGGACGCGTACATTTCCGGTCACTTCGCCGCTGCGTTAGTGTACCAGGGCCTTTTAAGCAGCGTGCAACATTGCGCGGACTGGGCCAGCGCCGCGGACAAGCAGGAGCCGATTATCAAGTGTTTCCGTTCTCTGGAGTACATCTTCAAGTTCATCATCCAGAGCCGGCTGCTGTTCGCCAGGGCCACGGCTGGCCAGTACGAGGACAGCTTCCGGAGGGACATCTACCGGGTGTTCGCTTCGTTCAATAAAATGCTGGGCGTTCCCTACGAGCTGGTACTGAGCTCGCAGATCGCGCTGCATTATTCGATCTCGGCGGTGTTCGAGCAGCTGATAGCGGTGCTGCCGGTCCTGGAAGTGGCCAAGCTGACTTGCACGATGCTGGACTCGGTGCCCAGGGAGCCGCCGCTGCAGCTGATCCAGGCGAAGCTGATGGCGATCAAGAATCTCACAACGTCGTCCCTGTTTCGCGAGGACGACGAGAGCAGGAACCTCCTGCTGGCTACCATGTGCAGGCACCTGAGGATCCACCTGATGCGGCGGGAGGAGCTGCGAGCTTGCACCGATATCCTGGGAGAGATCCTCAGCTTTCTGCATAAGAGAGGCAGGGACACCAACAAGGTCAACAATTGCATTCATCACGACGTGGAGACATTGTGTCTCTCTATCCTGGACGTGCTCATTCAGACCATCCTCATCGTCATCAATACCAGCGGCACCGTGTTAGGGTGTCTCGTAGCTTGTCTGATCGGCCTCCTGCAATTGCTGGACGAGTATCATTACACCAGGCTCTGGGAAGAGCTGACGCACACCGGGGAGAGGAAACCGTTGAAGGACTTTCTGTTGAGGGTTTTCCTGGTTCTTCGGGATCTGGTGCGGCAAGAGGTCTTCCCGCCGGACTGGCTAGTTATCAGGATGCAGGCGAACAACGTGATCCTCAAGTCGCTGCAGGAGCTGGCCCAGCCGCTCGCTTTCCGGTTTCTTCACGGTAGCTTCGACTCGCAGCTCTGGTCCACGTACTTTAACCTTGCTGTCGCGTATCTGACTCAGCCGTCGCTGCAGCTCGAACAGTTCTCCGAGGTGAAGAGGGAGAAGATCGTTGAGAAATATGGGGACATGAGGGTGTTGATGGGCTTCCAAATCCTGTCGATGTGGTCGCACCTCGGAGACAGGAAGCTGGAGTTCATCCCGGGAATGGTGGGCCCGTTTCTGGAGGTCACACTGGTGCCTGAGAGCGAGCTCAGGAAGGCTACCTTGCATATATTCTTTGACATGATGGAGTGCGAGCAGAGAGCACGCGGCAGCTTCAGGTCTGTCGAGTCGGAACTGATCGACAAGCTGGATATCTTGATCAGCGAGAATAAGGGCGACGATGAGTACAGACAGCTGTTCAACACTAT GGAGCATCTTAGCGCTGT ATTATTGGACAGAGTACAATCCGAGGACCCAACTTGGAAGGAGAGTGGGACAGCCTTCATCACATCGATCACAAGACTGCTAGAGAGGCTTCTGGATTACAGGAGTGTGATCCAGGGCGACGAGAATCGGGACAAACGGATGTCGTGTACCGTTAATTTATTG AATTTCTACAAGAATGAGTTCAACCGGAAGGAGATGTACCTGCGATACATTTACAAGCTTCACGACCTTCACCTGGCGGCTGAGAATTACACAGAGGCAGGATTTACAATGAAACTGTACGCCGATCAGCTTGGTTGGAGTTCGACGATCCTACCTCCCGATCACACGCATCCTCAGCAACCGGAGTGGCAGAGAAAAGAGCTGCTGTACCATAAGATCATACACTATTTGGACAGGGGAAAGTGCTGGGAGAAGGGCATACCCTTGTGCAAGGAGCTTGCGGTGCTTTATGAGACCAGGCTGTACGATTATGCGAAACTCAGCCACGTGCTGAAGCTCCAAGCCAAGTTCCTGGATAATATACTGACTCAGCTGAGACCGGAACCGGAGTACTTCCGCGTTGGGTTCTATGGTCTCAGCTTTCCACTGTTCGTTAGG AATAAGCTTTTCATCTACCGCGGTTTGGAGTACGAGCGAATAGGTGCATTCACGCAACGGCTGCAGACGGAGTTCCCCAGCGCGCAGATTTTAATGAAGAACTCTCCGCCGGACGAGAGCATCTTAACGTCTGAGGGACAAT ACATACAAATCTGCAACGTGAAGCCGATACCGGAAGAGAGCAGCCTGGCTTGTCGCGGGGCGGAAGTTCCGGAGCGGATCGTCGCGTTTTACCTCGTCAACGACGTCCGGAAGTTCCTGTTCGATCGGCCGTTGCACAGAGGTCCAGTCGACCGCGAGAACGAGTTCAAATCGCTCTGGATCGAGAGGACCACGTTGACCACGGAGGCGAAGCTGCCAGGCATTCTCAGATGGTTCGAGGTGATCGAGAAGAGGTCCGAGCTCCTAGCACCGGTGCAATATGCTTGCGAGACCATGCAGAGCGTGGAGAGAGAACTCAGGAGACTGGTTGCGCAATATACTGCCGAACCCCATCGAAACATCAACCCCTTCAGCATGAGGCTGCAGGGAATCATCGATGCCAATGTCATGGGCGGTATTACCAAGTACGAAGAAGCCTTCCTCACACCGGAGTTTGCTAGACAGAATCCGGACATGGTGCCACACGTGAACCGGCTGAAATCGTTGATCCTCGATCAAATGAGCGTGCTCGAAGCTGGGCTGAATCTACATGGACAGATCGCCCCTGCTGGAGTGCAACCGCTGCACAAGAGGCTCAACGAGAGGTTCACGCACTTGAAGCAGTGCCTCGGTCCACTGGCTAGGCAGAGGACTATCCACCAGGACAGCATCGTCAA TTCGCCATTGCCTCCGCTGCCCGTGAACGAAAAGCAAAGGCCAGCCACGTTGGAGACCGTCGGGTCTCGATCCTCCCACGCAGACAGCGACGGTCTGCCTGAAGACGAAGGTTTCTATACAAAAGTAGACGGTGGACCGCCTCCGATACCTCAACGCGAGGTGCGACCTCGTTCCGTGGGCTATGGCACGACTCCACCCAGGCCCACGCATCAAAGAACCCTCAGCAAACCTTTGAGCCCTAAATTGCCGTTGAGGCATTCGTTGCCGACGCCGACGGACGGCGTCGATCAGACTGGTTTGAGGACTTCTTGGAGCGAGCCTGGACCGGAACCTGCGCCGCCTTTGCCGCCAAGAGGTTGCA CTCCAGACAAACGGGACTCGAACACCAACGCCGTCGTACCACCTGCTCCCCCTAAACGTTTAGCGTACAAACGTAACACCGAATGGAGCACAGACGACGATTCAGAAACTAAGTCGAACGATCTCCGCGACAGCGGTATCTCCACGGCCAGTCTGTTGGACTTCCAGTCACACTTGCCCAACTTGAACAACCTCGGCTACGAGGACTTCGAACCTCGAACAAGGTGCAATGATATCATGAACATATCGCCGCCGTCGGTGATTAACGCTCTGAACGTTTCCACGGGCAATTTCTCAAGCGGCACGTTTCAGGGGTCGCAATCCCTGCCTGGTCAAGAG GTGAGTCCACCACCGATCCCACCAAAGGCCCACCAAGACACCCCATCGGCTCCGTCCACCTTGGAGCGAGTGTCCAGCCGCTCACAATCGCACGGCCATTCCGAGAACTACTCGGTGCCAAAGTTGCAAACGTTATCTGTGGCGTCCGACACGGAGAGCACAGTGTAG